The Nocardioides marmorisolisilvae genomic interval CCGCGGAGAGGTGCACACCTCCGGTGGCCGTGCTGCCGATCCGCACCTGTCCCAAGTCCCCACCCGAGGGGGTCACGGTCGCCGCGACCTCCCCGACCTGGGCGTTGTAGGCGCCGATGTCGCAACCGTTGGACGCTTGCCTGAACTCGCGCTGGTCGGTGAGGCCGCACCAGCCGGACACGCCCCTCCCGCGGGCGTCGCCCGGCGAGATGATCGTCGGGGTCGGGCCGCCGTTCTCACTGAAGAACTGGACCTTGGTGATCGGGCCGTTGGGCACGATGTCGGGGTTCTCGCCGGTCATGAGGGTGCAGTTCCCGTCGACCAGGTTGTTGCCACTGGCCCCTCCACCCGACTCCCAGCCTGAGCCGTTGCAGTTCGCGGTGTTCGCGCCATCCGGGTTGTCGACCACGATCGTGTTGACCGCCGCCAGTGGTGCACTCGAGTCGATGCCCACCCCATTGCCCATGATCGTGTCGTTGGCCAGGTTTCCGTTGCCGTCGTTCTCCAGGCCCGCACCGGTGTTGCCGGTGAAGGTGGACTCATCGATCGAATACTCACCAGCGGCGTCGACTCCGGTCTGGTTCGCGGTGAACAGGCTGCCGTCGACCTGCATCTCGGAGTAGTCGGGGTCGCCGTAGAAGGAGACCCCTTTCGAGGTGAAGTTCTGGGCGACCACGTCGCGCAGGTCGAGGTTGGTGTTGCCGGCGCTGATCCCGATGGCCGGTGCGCCGGCGCCACTCCCGTCGACGGTCAGGTTGCGCAGGGTGACCGCACCGTAGGACGAGGTTGGCCCGTCGTACGCGCTGATCATCGCGTTCGGGACGTCGTGGCCGCAGCTGGAGTCCCAGGTGAAGCTCGCCATCTCGGCATCGGGAACGTTCTGGACGACGGGGCCGGGCTCATCGAGGAAGGCGCCCGGACCGATGCCCACCAAGGCGATGGAGCGGTAGATCGTGCTCCCGGTCGGCGGCGCGATCGAGATCGGGCAGTAGGCACCCGGAAGGAGCTCGATCGTCACGGGGCCGACCTGGGCGTTGTTCTGCTTCAGCGCAGCGGCCAGCGCCTCAGGCAGAGTCAGGCAGGCGGGTCCCCCCGTCGAAACGGTGCCTCGGCCGCAGGCCACGATGATGTTCGGGTCGGTGGGATAGCCCTCGATGCCGCTGCCGGCGTACGACGACGGGGCTGGGCCGAGGGCCACCAGCCCTCCGGCGAGCGCCAGGGCGAGGACTGCGACGCGGGCACGGAGAGCAGACAAGTGCATAGGGCCTCCAAGGCCGTTGACTTACCCAACCAACCACCGGCCCGTCGGGTCGTACATAGCCCGAACGGGTCAATCGGCTCACCACACAGGGGGCAGGTCGGCGCCGGGCGTCGGCCCGGGCACTTCCGTGAGGCAGGGGTGACCAGCCTCGGTGTCACCCCCCGTCGGCAAGTCGCTGATCACCAGCGCGCGGCAGAGCTCGGTGTTGGACAGGCCGCGCACCAGCGGGTCGAGGACGTCGGGTGGACGGCGCTGGTCCTCGGGATCGGCGTGATGGTGCCGGGCATCGCCGGGTTCCTCGTCTCCATGCTGGCGCTCGCGTGGTTCCTGGTCGTCGGCATCGTTCTCGCCGTCGGTCGACCCGTGACCGACTGAGCACCGACTGAGTCGCGGACCGCGAGCGAGGAGCGCCCGGCGTCTGGATAGCCTGCTGGGATGACTCCCACGGCTCACCAGGTACGCCGGGCGCTGGCTCGGGCCGAACGCGGCGCCCTGCTCGACGAGTCCGAGGCCGAAGTGCTGCTCGCCGCCCGCGGCGAGGACCTCGAGCGACTGTCCGTCGTGGCCGGGAGGGTGCGGGACGCGGGCCTGGTCGACGCGGGTCGGCCCGGAGTGGTCACCTACTCGCCGAAGGTGTTCATCCCGGTCACCCGGCTGTGCCGGGACAAGTGCCACTACTGCACGTTCGTGGAGACCCCCGGGCAGGCGGCCCGGGACGGCAGGGCGCCGTACCTCACGCCGGACGAGGTGCTCGAGATCGCGCGCCAGGGCGCCGCAATGGGCTGTGCGGAGGCGTTGTTCACCCTGGGTGATCGTCCCGAGGACCGCTGGCCCGAGGCGCAGGCCTGGCTGGACGAGCAGGGCTACGACTCGACGCTGGCCTATGTGCGGGCGTTGGCGATCCGGGTGCTGGAGGAGACCGGACTGCTGCCGCACCTGAACCCCGGCGTGATGTCGTGGCAGGAGATGAACCGGCTCAAGCCGGTCGCGCCCTCGATGGGGATGATGCTGGAGACGACATCGCGGCGGCTGTTCGAGACCCGGGGCGAGGCGCACTTCGGCTCACCCGACAAGGACCCCGAGGTGCGGCTGCGGGTGCTCGAGGACGCCGGTCGTCTCTCGATCCCGTTCACCACCGGGCTGCTGATCGGGATCGGGGAGACGCTGGCCGAGCGCGCGGAGTCGATCTTCGCGATCCGCAAGGTCGCGCGAACCTTCGGGCACATCCAGGAGGTGATCATCCAGAACTTCCGGGCCAAGCCCGACACCGCGATGCGGCACGCCGACGACCTCGGTCTGGAGGAGTACGTCGCGGCGATCGCGGTCACCCGGGTCGTGCTCGGCCCGAAGGTGCGCCTGCAGGCGCCGCCGAACCTGACCGACCTCGCTGAGTGCACCCGGCTGCTCGCCGCGGGCGTCGACGACTGGGGTGGGGTCTCGCCACTGACTCCGGACCACGTGAACCCCGAACGTCCCTGGCCCTCATTGGAGCGGCTCCGCTCGATCACCGCCTCCGCCGGCTTCGGTCTGAGGGCGCGACTGACCGCGCATCCGACGTACGTCCTCGGCGGCGAGCCGTGGCTGGACCCGCGGATCTCGTCGCACGTGGCCGCGCTGGCCGACGACGAGGGGCTGCTGCGCGAGGGCGCGCGGCCGGTCGGGCTGCCCTGGCAGGAGCCGGACGGCGGCTTCGCCCATGCCGGGACCGGTCACGTCGACCTGCACCGCGACGTCGATACCATCGGCCGGGCGGCGGACCGGCGCGGCGACTTCGACACCGTCTACGGCAGCTGGGACGAGTTGCGCGCCTCGATGGATGGTGCCGGGGATGGTGTCGGGGAGTCGGGCTCCGCATCCGCGACTCGGTCGGTGGCCGGGCGCCCGCTCGACGGCCGGGCCGCGCTCGCTGCGGCCGAGGCAGACCCGGGCAACCTCTCCGACGAGCACGCGATGACCTTGATGACCGCCGAGGGCGAGCTCCTGGACCAGGTGATCGGGCTGGCCGACCAGCTACGTCGGGACGCCGTCGGCGACGAGGTCACCTACGTGGTCAACCGCAACATCAACTTCACCAACGTCTGCTATGTCGGCTGCCGGTTCTGTGCGTTCGCGCAGCGTCGTACCGACAGCGATGCGTACTCGCTCTCGCTGGACCAGGTCGCCGACCGGGCCGAGGAGGCCTGGGGGCTGGGCGCGACGGAGGTGTGCATGCAGGGCGGCATCGACCCGGAGCTGCCCGGTACGGCGTACTTCGACCTGGCCGCGGCGGTCAAGAAGCGCGTTCCCGGGATGCACGTGCACGCGTTCAGCCCGATGGAGATCGTCAACGGGTCCTCGCGCACCGGGCTGTCGTTCGAGGACTTCCTGATCAAGGCCCGTGAGTCCGGGCTGGACACCATCCCGG includes:
- a CDS encoding bifunctional FO biosynthesis protein CofGH, coding for MTPTAHQVRRALARAERGALLDESEAEVLLAARGEDLERLSVVAGRVRDAGLVDAGRPGVVTYSPKVFIPVTRLCRDKCHYCTFVETPGQAARDGRAPYLTPDEVLEIARQGAAMGCAEALFTLGDRPEDRWPEAQAWLDEQGYDSTLAYVRALAIRVLEETGLLPHLNPGVMSWQEMNRLKPVAPSMGMMLETTSRRLFETRGEAHFGSPDKDPEVRLRVLEDAGRLSIPFTTGLLIGIGETLAERAESIFAIRKVARTFGHIQEVIIQNFRAKPDTAMRHADDLGLEEYVAAIAVTRVVLGPKVRLQAPPNLTDLAECTRLLAAGVDDWGGVSPLTPDHVNPERPWPSLERLRSITASAGFGLRARLTAHPTYVLGGEPWLDPRISSHVAALADDEGLLREGARPVGLPWQEPDGGFAHAGTGHVDLHRDVDTIGRAADRRGDFDTVYGSWDELRASMDGAGDGVGESGSASATRSVAGRPLDGRAALAAAEADPGNLSDEHAMTLMTAEGELLDQVIGLADQLRRDAVGDEVTYVVNRNINFTNVCYVGCRFCAFAQRRTDSDAYSLSLDQVADRAEEAWGLGATEVCMQGGIDPELPGTAYFDLAAAVKKRVPGMHVHAFSPMEIVNGSSRTGLSFEDFLIKARESGLDTIPGTAAEILDDEVRWVLTKGKLPTSTWIEIVSTAHRVGVRSSSTMMYGHVDNPRHWVQHLRVLSRIQDETGGFTEFVPLPFVHNSAPIYLAGVARPGPTLRDNLAVHAMARIMLHGRIDNIQTSWVKLGVDGTRAMLNAGANDLGGTLMEETISRMAGSEYGSAKTVEELVDIGAGIGRPVVQRTTTYGRP